Part of the Notamacropus eugenii isolate mMacEug1 chromosome 5, mMacEug1.pri_v2, whole genome shotgun sequence genome is shown below.
GTGTCTTAGGGTGTTCTAGAGCTGTTGCAGGCCTTCTTTGAGGGTTGCTGGATTCTTCTATGGTGTCAACAGGCAGGTTTGTGTCCAATAGCGGGGCTACTtgattttcttgactttctttctttgttctagTCTTTGTTTCACAGTGGAATGGTAGCTCCTGGAGTGGGACCTGAGGACTAGAGTCTCCTGGAGACTCAGCTTGATGACAAACACCAGGTTGCAGGTTGTCCTGATGGATTGGTCCCACTGACACTGGTTCCCAGTGGTCATCAGCTGATTTTAGTGTGCCCTGGATATTGGAGTCTAATGTATCATTGATATGGTGATCAGGGGTAGAGAGAACTGTGGCCTGGTGACTGGAATCAGGTTCAGAAAGGATTTGATGGATTGGGCTTGTTGGAGCTATCATCTGGTGGTCCAGACTTACTGAAGGTATGACTGAATAATCTGAGTTCATTGGAGACATTGGCCTAAACATAGGATCCAGCGTAGCTTCTTCTTGGTGTTTAGGACTCAGTGAAGATGTCTTCTGGGCACCAGGCCATAATTTTACCTCAGACTCATAGCCTTGGCTGACTGTTTTTGTGGATTCTTGACAGGGGATCCATGGTACATTGGCAGAAATACTTGGAACCAAAGGAGGCATGTCTTGGTGATCAGGGTCCAGGGAAAATTCAGACTGATGGTCTGGATTTGATGGAATTATAGATGAAAGGCCAGAAGTAGCCCAGGCCATGATTGGCTCATTCTGGTGGCTTGGGCTTTGTGGAGCCAAATATGCTTGGCTGTTGCAAACCGGTGTCTTTGTGATATCACACTGAATGTAGGGTAGTGCCTTGTCCCAGGGAGCAGTCTCTGGTGAATTTGTGGTTTCCTTTTTTAGACCAGATGGAACCTGGGTTGAAGCATAAGGATCCGAGTGTGATGGGTGAATAGCTTGGAGGTCAGGATATGGTGATGATCTTGATGTGGTCTTAGATTTATAGGCTATCAGTGAAACCTCAGGTACATGTTTATTAAATGGAAGAGTGACTTCACCCTTGGGAAGAGAAAGACCACCTATGCATTGTGTTGAGTGTCCATGATCTCTTGATGGCAGGGCTTTTGACTTGGTCAGGAAATTTGGACCTGATGATGTTCTTGCTATGGCTGTGAGCTTCAGGCATTCTGAAGAGGTGAAATTATTCCAATATTTGGGGTGTGGTTGGCATATAGCTGTGACTGTGGAATAGTGATTGGTTTGCAAGCATGAGCCAGTCCTAACCATGGAGTGGTGGTCAGGGCACTGTAGTGAAGGTACCCTGGAGTTGATGTTACCCTGGTATAGTTTTGATGTGGAGTTCTGAACCCAGGGGATCAACTCAGGTAATATCATGGTTCTTGCCCTAGGTCCTTGGTTAAGAGATGGTAATGGTGTCATTAGGGCCTTATGGTGGTGGCTGAAGTTTTGTGATAGGGAAGCAGGGGTTCCTGCATTATTCTTGGAGTGCAGCAAAGCCTTAGCCTGGGAACTAGGATATACCAGTGTTGTGGTTGTGGCCCTGCCCCAAGGGTAGGGCCAATGTGGAACCTCAAACCGGTGGTCGGTGACTGGTAGCAGTGTGGGCTTCTGGTTGAGATATGGTAGGGCCTGTGGGATCTTTGCAAAGTACTCAGGACCCAAAAGAGCTTTGGTCCATTGAACTGGATGCAATGGAGAGTCATCTAAGTGGTTAGAGCTGAATGGAGCTGTTATACGTTGTGCTGGGGTTGGTAAAGATGGAACAATTGCTCTGGTCCCATGCTCAGGGCAAAGTGCGGGCAAAACATTAGCCTTAGAATAGGGTTTACGATCTAGAGATGGCTCAGTCCTAATGTGATGGTCAATATAAGGTAACTTACAGTTGCCAGCATTGGATAGTTTCTCATCTGTTTCCCTATGTTTGAAGTATAGTGAAGGTGGTGATTCAGGTGTCATGCCGTGATCAGGAAGTGATGGTAGCTTCATTCTTGGCTGATGTTTGAGGGGAAGCATACTCTCAGATTTAATACAAATGTCTTCTTTGCATAATGGTACAACCTGAGGTGTTGGACCTGTCAACAACAGCGCTTGGACCACCTGGTGACAAAGGTCTTTAGGAGGAAATTGGGCCAGAACTGTTAATGAAAAGATTTAGTAAAGAATGGTAAGGGCTTCATGTGccagaaaaaagaggggagaataGGAAGGAGTGAAGAGGATCCATAGGATCATtgtttagagtttgaagggaacTTCGAGATCGTCTAATCCACCCCCCCCTTATTTTCAATTGAGGAAGATGAGGTGTCTGGTTATCCAAGGCTACATAGCTAGTGAATGGCAGGGCAAAGATGATGTCATAGATATTCCATATGAGTTTTccacacattttcacattttcttgttgacccctcccctccctcaagAATTTTCTAAGGTAATAAGGCAGATATTCTGTTTTGACAAATGAGGGAATATATCCTATTTATATTCTGCTAGCTTGACACTTTGCAATCCTATTATAATTTCTGTTTCCTACATGAGCAAAACAGACTCCACAATTGACTTGAAAAAGGATCCTAATAAATGTTGGAGCATGGGCCTTGAAATCAAGAGCAGTAAGGTGTCAAAAAAGAGGTAAaggtctctcttctttctcttttttgaacaAAGGTGGAAAAAACCATGCTACTCTTCTATTTCCATTACAAATTTGCTAaacaacctcaactgggccctcactccTGCTAGGCAATCTTATTATAGCTCTCTTATTAAAACTCACTATCTTACTCTCCACAGCAgctcatccctcctcaaacttcccagTGCTCCCCTTACTTGCAGCCTCTAAGCTCAGAATCTTGCCTCATAATTTTACTGATAAGTTAGAGGCTATTTCCCACAAACTCCCTCTTGccccctcttcctcatttcctattGCTCAGATGCCTTTTGccactctctcttcttttatcccTGTCTTGCATGAAGAGAGAGCCTTACTTCATATAAAGGCTATCTACTTGAATGAAGAATTCCATTCCATCCCATATCCTTTAACAGATTACCTTCCTTTGTCACCCCCAGTCTGTCACTTAGTTCCACTCCCCCCTGAACTGGCTCCTTCTCTAGTGCCTACAAACAGGTTCAAGTCTCTGCcatcataaaaaaacaaaaaaacaagcccCCAAACTCTTACTTAATCCTTCCATCCACACTAACAATAGCTAGTGCTAGATATCTTCTTCCCTTTGTATCTAAACTCCTTGTTTATAATGGGCATTTCCCCTCACTTTCCTCTTGCTCTCTTCATCCCTTACAATTcagcttctgatctcatcattctcCTAAAACTGCTCTATCCAAAGTTACCAGTTCACTTCTCTAAAGCAATGATCCTGGGGATCACGTTCTTCTTCATACCCTCCTCTCTTGAAGTTTTTACGACACCATTATCTCCTGATTCTCCTTttacctatctgactgctctttcttACTCTCCTGTATTGAATCTTCATCCAGACCACACCATACTCTATGTGGCCCAAAGTGTTCTGTCCTAAggccttttttcttctctttgtgttctccttcacttgatcatctcatcagctcccatgaatttaatgaCCATATCTATGCTGTTAATTTTCAAATTTCCCTATTCTGTCCCGATCTCTCTGCTGACcaccaatctcacatctccaattgcctttcaaaCATCTCAAACTCGATGTCCAGTAGACagcttaaactcaacatatctgaaattgaactcattatatttcccccCAAACCTTCTCTGCATCCTAACTCCCTGATTACCATAGTAGGCAACATCATCCTCCCAGCCCCTcaagctcacaacctaggtgtcatccttgcctcctcactctctctctccaacCCACCTACCCCCATATACAATTTATTGCAAAGGTCTGCCAagttcacctttgcaatatctctcagaTTTGCCCCCTGTACTCTTCTGATAGTGTTACCACCTGAATGCAGGTCCTCCTCACCTTAtgctgtgggggaggggggggatctgcctgcctcatatatcctgctggtggatctgcctacttcaagtctttccccattccaatccatcttctaatCAGGCACCAAAGTGATTTTCGTAAAGTTCAGGACTGATGATgccacaccccacccccactccaaaaACTCTATTAACTATctcctccaggaccaaatataaaatttgggttggctttcaaagcccttcaaaacctagTTTTCTCCTACATTTCATATCTTACGGCTTACTCTCTACCATATcatttttgatccagtgacattggcctcatTGTTGTTCCAAGAACAAAACACTCCATTTATATCTCTGGGTTTTTTTCTCTGACTGTTGACCATTTCTTCCTCATCTATTTCTATTGGatttcttgtcttccttcaagttccaactaaatcCCATCTGCTataaggaagcctttcccaacctctttTAATTTCAAGACTTTCACTCTTTGAATTCTTTGCTGTTCATCCTGCATATAACCTGTTGGCTCAGGTGTTTGTTTTCTCCACGTTAGATGGGTAGCTCCTTAAGGATGGGGACTGCTGCTTGACTCTTTTTGAAATCCCAAAATGTAGGATAGTATTTGACATGATAGGTATATGATAAACAGTGGTTGACTGATTgacagaacccaggtcttctgattacaAGGCTAATACCCTTTCCATAACACCATTTACTTCTGAAGGTCGTGCAATCAAGCTGATCAAGAACTACAAAAAAGTTTATTTACAAGGAGGGTCATGATGGACACCCATTCAAGATAACTGAAGATCATAGTTCTCACCTTTTGGGAGCATCCTGGATTTTCTCCCCATTCGTTTACCACAGGATTTACTtgataaacaaggaaacaaaagtgCAAAGAATTTTCTGGTTATAGTGATCCCCTTAAAAAAAGCTAATTAGCTAGTTCTTCCCTATCTGGGACAATTCATTTTTAAACCTCTTCTCTATAGTCCATTGAGTCactgtgtgcatacatgtacacacacacacacacacacacacacacacactgtaataTACACTtacaaaaaggaaggagagacacagagagacaaacagagacagtcTGACAGGTAGAGAGACACAGTAAGTTGTTATATAATCACCTCATAGCTTAGATTTCCATAAAGTTAAAGGGAATCATCGCCTCTGACTACACCTCACCTACAACTTCCATATTCTGCTCCCCTTTCCAGCTTTGTTAAAATCTGGACTCTAAAGAAAGGAACTCATAAAAGATTTAAAATAGAAGTAGGGACGACTGAGCACAGCATTGCTCTTCCTGGGGGAATCTTAGAAGTTATTTAACGTTCTATGCAAGGATGAATTTTTAATTGTGGAATTTTGAACATCACCTAATCATTTCAGATGTACTTTCTTGCCAAGATCGTCTTTCTCTAGCCTTCCTAGAGTTGCTAATTGTTCAAGACTAGATCTAAAACTGctgaattttgaaaaacaatccCAGCTAGTCTGAGtttctttcattctatttctccctctaaaGTTTTCTAAAAATGTGTTTGTACTCTCAATTCAAAAgggcaatcattttttttttttattttgaggttgtgGAGAATTTTGCGTAACTTCCAttagaaaactggaaaccaactagattttcaaaaaaaaaaaccagggctGAAAACTAGATCTGTCTATCAGTcaagactttcttttttcttaagctcattctttctcttttttccctcagtttccttctgcaTAGCCCACTTCATCACCAAACGTTTCTTAGCAGCAAGAGCTACAAGAGGAGGAGGAGTCAGGCTTCCAAGGCACTGGCCCAGTTCAGTTATCAGCAGACTTGAAAGTCTGTCAAGACCTGTAATCAGTGAACACTAAGAGACTAAGCCCCGCCCCCTAATTAGAAACAAAGAACTAAAGAAATAACAAatcagtcttttattttttttccaggaaaaaaaaatcattctcccAAAGAGAATGGTGTTGCCCTAAAATGCAAAGACAATTAGCTTTTCTTCCTTGGATATCTATAGTTAAACTAAACTGAGTCTGGCCTCCAAGAGGACCTGAAATCACACTGTCACCTGGAATCCCTGGGTTCAAGGGGTATTTAATGACCCTTTTCTTCTGACCTCTCCTggtaaaaagcaaagaaacaaacagCTTACACTTGCAGttatagtaaaaat
Proteins encoded:
- the LOC140507258 gene encoding uncharacterized protein isoform X1, whose amino-acid sequence is MGRKSRMLPKVLAQFPPKDLCHQVVQALLLTGPTPQVVPLCKEDICIKSESMLPLKHQPRMKLPSLPDHGMTPESPPSLYFKHRETDEKLSNAGNCKLPYIDHHIRTEPSLDRKPYSKANVLPALCPEHGTRAIVPSLPTPAQRITAPFSSNHLDDSPLHPVQWTKALLGPEYFAKIPQALPYLNQKPTLLPVTDHRFEVPHWPYPWGRATTTTLVYPSSQAKALLHSKNNAGTPASLSQNFSHHHKALMTPLPSLNQGPRARTMILPELIPWVQNSTSKLYQGNINSRVPSLQCPDHHSMVRTGSCLQTNHYSTVTAICQPHPKYWNNFTSSECLKLTAIARTSSGPNFLTKSKALPSRDHGHSTQCIGGLSLPKGEVTLPFNKHVPEVSLIAYKSKTTSRSSPYPDLQAIHPSHSDPYASTQVPSGLKKETTNSPETAPWDKALPYIQCDITKTPVCNSQAYLAPQSPSHQNEPIMAWATSGLSSIIPSNPDHQSEFSLDPDHQDMPPLVPSISANVPWIPCQESTKTVSQGYESEVKLWPGAQKTSSLSPKHQEEATLDPMFRPMSPMNSDYSVIPSVSLDHQMIAPTSPIHQILSEPDSSHQATVLSTPDHHINDTLDSNIQGTLKSADDHWEPVSVGPIHQDNLQPGVCHQAESPGDSSPQVPLQELPFHCETKTRTKKESQENQVAPLLDTNLPVDTIEESSNPQRRPATALEHPKTPIQGHGHWSIPVSPPRPETLTAWNSSAKAPLSVSHQHEVQSISQHKGQTLPNSEAAWHFNHIKPYTIEGKAVIPAITVKDIITSVPQDKIKKDIHKQILLHRMKGATRRPGRRILSSYRVCLACASWIPNGCPHTQGAKYAGQAQLLAIPMPLPGSEVEMGMKFILQMPQMKKCSILNITSTFCTQSPSHASPA
- the LOC140507258 gene encoding uncharacterized protein isoform X2, translating into MLPLKHQPRMKLPSLPDHGMTPESPPSLYFKHRETDEKLSNAGNCKLPYIDHHIRTEPSLDRKPYSKANVLPALCPEHGTRAIVPSLPTPAQRITAPFSSNHLDDSPLHPVQWTKALLGPEYFAKIPQALPYLNQKPTLLPVTDHRFEVPHWPYPWGRATTTTLVYPSSQAKALLHSKNNAGTPASLSQNFSHHHKALMTPLPSLNQGPRARTMILPELIPWVQNSTSKLYQGNINSRVPSLQCPDHHSMVRTGSCLQTNHYSTVTAICQPHPKYWNNFTSSECLKLTAIARTSSGPNFLTKSKALPSRDHGHSTQCIGGLSLPKGEVTLPFNKHVPEVSLIAYKSKTTSRSSPYPDLQAIHPSHSDPYASTQVPSGLKKETTNSPETAPWDKALPYIQCDITKTPVCNSQAYLAPQSPSHQNEPIMAWATSGLSSIIPSNPDHQSEFSLDPDHQDMPPLVPSISANVPWIPCQESTKTVSQGYESEVKLWPGAQKTSSLSPKHQEEATLDPMFRPMSPMNSDYSVIPSVSLDHQMIAPTSPIHQILSEPDSSHQATVLSTPDHHINDTLDSNIQGTLKSADDHWEPVSVGPIHQDNLQPGVCHQAESPGDSSPQVPLQELPFHCETKTRTKKESQENQVAPLLDTNLPVDTIEESSNPQRRPATALEHPKTPIQGHGHWSIPVSPPRPETLTAWNSSAKAPLSVSHQHEVQSISQHKGQTLPNSEAAWHFNHIKPYTIEGKAVIPAITVKDIITSVPQDKIKKDIHKQILLHRMKGATRRPGRRILSSYRVCLACASWIPNGCPHTQGAKYAGQAQLLAIPMPLPGSEVEMGMKFILQMPQMKKCSILNITSTFCTQSPSHASPA